From the Oryza glaberrima chromosome 5, OglaRS2, whole genome shotgun sequence genome, one window contains:
- the LOC127774556 gene encoding SUN domain-containing protein 1-like, which translates to MSVSTAAVPTANTNGNHALSMDSHSSQDVRRRTVVVARKKASPELLADGGFNGTSSVDKITDKKDLSHTIRGESVLGKSKYPLEARKDAIASAAAADRRKKSGAKQEKAKWEIALSVLMKLCLLISAVAWMGQLFWRWQNGDLSFTTLDMESRLSKVEGFKKTTKMLQVQLDILDKKLGNEIDKTRRDITKQFEDKGNKLEIKMKALEGKTDKLDKSLAELRDMGFVSKKEFDEIVEQLKKKKGLDGTVGDISLDDIRLFAKEIVEMEIERHAADGLGMVDYALASGGGKVVKHSEAFRKAKSFMPSRNSLLEPAKKMLEPSFGQPGECFALQGSSGYVEIKLRTGIIPEAVSLEHVDKSVAYDRSSAPKDFQVSGWYEGPEDDSDKESRVVTNLGEFSYDLEKNNVQTFQLERTADSRVINMVRLDFSSNHGNSELTCIYRFRMHGREPGSP; encoded by the exons ATGTCAGTCTCAACTGCTGCGGTTCCAACCGCAAATACAAATGGGAACCACGCGTTGAGTATGGACTCACACTCCAGCCAAGATGTTAGGCGGCGGACGGTAGTTGTTGCAAGGAAGAAAGCCTCACCTGAGCTCCTTGCTGATGGTGGATTCAATGGTACCTCATCAGTTGATAAGATCACTGACAAGAAGGATCTTAGTCATACTATCCGTGGAGAGTCAGTTCTTGGCAAATCAAAGTATCCATTGGAGGCAAGAAAAGATGCAATTGCctctgcagctgctgctgacCGTCGAAAGAAGAGTGGTGCTAAGCAAGAAAAGGCCAAGTGGGAAATCGCTCTAAGTGTGTTGATGAAACTTTGCCTTCTCATTTCGGCTGTCGCTTGGATGGGGCAGCTGTTCTGGAGATGGCAAAATGGTGATTTATCATTTACAACACTGGATATGGAGAGCAGGCTGTCCAAGGTGGAAGGGTTCAAGAAGACAACCAAGATGCTTCAGGTACAGCTGGATATTTTAGACAAGAAGCTAGGAAATGAGATTGACAAAACAAGGAGGGACATCACGAAGCAATTCGAAGACAAGGGTAATAAGCTGGAGATTAAGATGAAGGCACTAGAAGGCAAGACTGACAAATTAGATAAATCACTTGCTGAGCTTAGGGACATGGGTtttgtttctaaaaaagaaTTTGATGAGATTGTGGAacagttgaagaaaaagaagggtTTGGATGGTACTGTTGGCGACATAAGCTTGGATGATATTAGGTTATTTGCCAAGGAGATAGTTGAGATGGAGATAGAGAGGCATGCAGCAGATGGCCTTGGAATGGTGGATTATGCATTAGCATCTGGTGGGGGTAAAGTGGTTAAGCATTCGGAAGCTTTCAGGAAAGCTAAGAGCTTTATGCCTAGTCGTAATAGTTTGCTTGAACCAGCTAAGAAAATGCTGGAGCCAAGTTTTGGCCAGCCTGGAGAGTGCTTTGCACTACAAGGAAGTAGTGGTTATGTGGAGATCAAGCTGAGGACAGGAATAATTCCTGAAGCAGTAAGTCTAGAGCATGTGGACAAG AGTGTAGCTTATGATCGATCTAGTGCTCCGAAGGATTTCCAGGTCAGTGGATGGTATGAAGGACCAGAGGATGATTCAGACAAGGAATCACGTGTGGTGACAAATCTAGGAGAGTTTTCTTATGACCTTGAGAAGAACAATGTACAGACCTTCCAACTGGAGAGAACCGCAGATTCACGAGTCATCAACATGGTTCGGCTTGACTTCTCCTCAAACCATGGAAATTCAGAACTGACATGCATCTATCGCTTCAGGATGCATGGTAGAGAACCTGGCTCTCCTTAA